A genomic stretch from Physeter macrocephalus isolate SW-GA chromosome 12, ASM283717v5, whole genome shotgun sequence includes:
- the RNF149 gene encoding E3 ubiquitin-protein ligase RNF149, whose protein sequence is MAWRRRRPEARGGARGALALLALVLCAPGARGRALEWYSAVVSTEYVDPQTNRSVRSVSESGRFGESSPKEGARGLVGVPRAEDRDPEGCAPRTRFLVPGGREAAPWVALVARGGCTFKDKVLAAARRNASAVVLYNEERHGNLTAPMSHAGTGNIVVIMVSYPKGREIVDLVQKDIPVTMTIGLGTRHVQEFISGQSVVFVAIAFITMMIISLAWLIFYYIQRFLYTGSQFGSQSHRKETKKLIGQLPLHTVKHGEKGIDVDAESCAVCIENFKGKDVIRILPCKHIFHRICIDPWLLDHRTCPMCKLDVIKALGYWGELEDVQETPAPESPPGGVSTADLSLTLPDGDRSDAGSSSLPTTSDSTPPCEASFKEDAGENTALLEPSRSDPQCEGPVS, encoded by the exons ATGGCgtggaggcggcggcggcccgaGGCCCGCGGCGGAGCCCGCGGCGCGCTGGCGCTGCTGGCGCTGGTCCTGTGTGCGCCCGGGGCCCGGGGCCGGGCGCTCGAGTGGTACTCGGCCGTGGTGAGCACCGAGTACGTGGACCCGCAGACCAACCGGAGCGTGCGGAGCGTCTCAGAGAGCGGCCGCTTCGGCGAGAGCTCGCCCAAGGAGGGCGCGCGGGGCCTGGTGGGCGTCCCGCGCGCCGAGGACCGCGACCCCGAGGGCTGCGCGCCCCGCACGCGCTTCCTCGTGCCCGGCGGCCGGGAGGCCGCGCCCTGGGTCGCGCTGGTGGCGCGCGGGGGCTGCACCTTCAAGGACAAGGTGTTGGCGGCGGCGCGGCGGAACGCCTCGGCCGTGGTCCTGTACAACGAGGAGCGCCACGGGAACCTCACCGCGCCCATGTCCCACGCGG GAACAGGAAATATAGTAGTCATTATGGTTAGCTAccccaaaggaagagaaattgtGGATCTGGTGCAGAAAGACATTCCGGTCACAATGACCATAGGGCTCGGCACCCGGCACGTCCAGGAGTTCATCAGCGGTCAGTCCGTGGTGTTCGTGGCCATCGCCTTCATCACCATGATGATTATCTCATTAGCCTGgctaatattttactatatacaGCGCTTCCTATACACTGGCTCACAGTTTGGAAGTCAG AGccatagaaaagaaacaaagaaacttaTCGGGCAGCTTCCTCTTCATACTGTAAAGCATGGAGAAAAG GGAATTGATGTTGATGCTGAAAGTTGTGCAGTgtgtattgaaaattttaaaggaaaggatGTTATCAGAATCCTGCCATGCAA gcATATTTTTCATAGAATATGCATTGACCCATGGCTTTTGGATCACCGAACGTGTCCAATGTGTAAACTTGATGTCATCAAAGCCCTGGGATATTGG GGAGAGCTTGAGGACGTGCAGGAGACGCCCGCCCCAGAATCGCCCCCCGGGGGCGTTTCGACTGCAGATCTGAGTCTTACTTTACCAGATGGTGACAGAAGCGACGCGGGCAGCTCATCACTGCCCACCACCAGCGACTCCACGCCGCCTTGCGAGGCCAGTTTTAAAGAGGATGCAGGTGAAAACACGGCCTTGCTGG AGCCCAGCAGGAGTGACCCTCAGTGTGAAGGACCTGTCTCCTAG